From the Palaemon carinicauda isolate YSFRI2023 chromosome 4, ASM3689809v2, whole genome shotgun sequence genome, the window GTCAAAAGCAGtgatagaagtggtagaggaccccTCGTCAGAgggtttttacaacagactttttctggttcccaagaactcggggggttgGAGACCCGTTTTGGACGTAAGTCCACTGAACAAGTATGtaagcaaagtcaagtttgctatggagacatctgcgtcagtcctagcaggcaccagataaggagactggatggtgtcgatagaTCTGCAGGACACGTACTTTCATGTCCCAATTCACCCGAACTACAGAAAATTTCTAAGATTCGTACATCACgcaactacttatcagttcaaagcactttgttttggactaagcacggcTCCTTACATTTTCACTCGATTGGTGTTGAACGTGGCTCAATGGTTACATCTGAAAGGGGTACAaatatcaatgtacctggacgactggctaatcagagccagatcgcaagaaaagtgtctggaggatctacgaGTAACAATGACCATGATGCAACAGCTAGGTCTGGTTGTAAATCTGGCCAAATTACAACTGACGCCTTCACTGCTCGgtgagggaatggatgagtctcctgggaaccctctcctcgatTGAGCAATTcgtatccctgggaagacttcatctacgtcCACTGCAATTCCATCTGTCAAGACattggacaagagaccaagacctagagacgtggattccgatccctctgggaatcaggaatcagttgagttggtgggacgaCCCTAACAAACTCCTAGGAGGCCTTGAACTTcaacagaagaaccccgacctagtgttgtattcagaagCATCGGACATGGGGTGGGGTACAACACTGGAGAAGGGCGAGATCTTGGGTCTGTGGGAAGATCATCAGAAGGAATGGCATATAAACGTCAATGAGCTGGTGGCCATTCATctagcactaatgcacttccaGGAGGAAGTCCAGAACAAgttagttcaggtcaacgcagacaacaccacagcgttggcctacatcaggaaacagggaggcactcgtttAGATTCCCTTTATGAGGCAGCAAAAGATCTCCTACTGTGGGCAAAAGCGAGGAATATAACTCTGATAACCCGCTTcatagagggagagaagaatgCAGGAGCGGATCTTCTCAGAagaggaagacaggttctcacTACAGAGTGGATTGTACATCATgaggtgtgcagcaggctttggaatctgtggggagaaccGTTTTGTGACACAGAGAACAAAAAGGTTACCAGTTTATTGCTCTCCaatcccagaccaggaagcagtagCAGTGGACGCCTTCCTCGTGGAATGGGTAGGACTAGATACGTACGTCttcccccattcaagatcctagacagagtcATGAAGAAGTTCAGAGAGTCaaacaacgcccgcatgaccctgatagctccgttttggcccatgagaccctggatcacagaagtgatggagtggctagtagacaccTCCAGATCGTTACCTTGTCGGaccgatctactcagacagccacacatagagagataccatcaaaatctcctcgctctcaatctaactgcctttcgactaatgaaaaactggcaagagcgaagggcttttcgaggGAAGTTGCAAGAGCTATCGCGAGAGCGAGGAGGACGTCCACAATCAAGGTGTATCATTCTAAGTGGGACGTGTTCAGAGAATGATGCAGAATTAACAACATttcttct encodes:
- the LOC137639563 gene encoding uncharacterized protein, which codes for MGWGTTLEKGEILGLWEDHQKEWHINVNELVAIHLALMHFQEEVQNKLVQVNADNTTALAYIRKQGGTRLDSLYEAAKDLLLWAKARNITLITRFIEGEKNAGADLLRRGRQVLTTEWIVHHEVCSRLWNLWGEPFCDTENKKVTSLLLSNPRPGSSSSGRLPRGMGRTRYVRLPPFKILDRVMKKFRESNNARMTLIAPFWPMRPWITEVMEWLVDTSRSLPCRTDLLRQPHIERYHQNLLALNLTAFRLMKNWQERRAFRGKLQELSRERGGRPQSRCIILSGTCSENDAELTTFLLPVPL